The window GTGCTGTTTCTGTCATCGCAACATCAACCACAACTAACAATTCCAACGACTTGAATGCCTGTTCATAAGCTGTAGTATCTGGATAGGTGAGCAATGGATTGCAACTATCTACAAAGACTGCACGTACTCGCTTCTCGCCTGCTTTTAAAATTTCGTCAGGTAAAATATTTGGTGGAAAAAAACCTGATATTGGAAACATCTTATGATGAACCGTACGGCGATATTTAGGATTACGCTCATCAGTATTGGTCAAGATCGGAATAAACATAGTATGTAAGTTATTCGTTCCCTGTTTACCAAAATGCCCTGCGAGTAAATAAAGTAGTTTTTCCAAATATCCATTTAAGGTGGTGTTTAAAGTATGCTGAATACCTAAATCAATCCGAACACAACCACGCTTAGCTTTGGCAAAATCCCGTACAATTTGATAAATCAGCTCTACAGAGATATCTGCCTTCTCAATATATTCTTCAATTGGTATTGTAGAAAATGCCTGTTTAACTCGCTCAAACCCATGCGTATGTTTTTGAATAAATGCTTGATCATACAAATCTTCGCGCAACATGATCGCAATCATTGCAGACATCAAATAGGAATCTGCACCTGGTTTTAATTGCACATGGATATCAGCTTGCTTAGCCGTTTCAGTAACACGCGGATCAAAAACCACCATTGTTCGGTTTGGATCTTTCTTGATATGTTTTAAAGTATCACGAGCATTTGGAATACCATGTGCTTGAAACGGATTGGTTCCAATAAATAAAACATAATCCGCATGTTCCACATCTTCGGTGGTATGACATGCTTGACTACCAAACAAACGTCCATTTACCCAGAAATCACCAGTTTTCTCTTGAGCAAGTGAGTTATAGGCATAAAAGCTTTTCATTGCATACAATAGTTGGCGACCATAAGCGGCCCCTAGATGATTGCCTTGTCCACCACCTCCAACCGATGCAAATGCAGTTCCGCCATGTGCATCACGAATTTTAACCAATTGATCTGCGATTTCCTGAATCGCTTGATCCCAAGAAATTTCTTGAAATGAACCATCAGCTTGTCGCTTCAAGGGATGAGTTAAACGATCTGCATGTTGTTGATAATGCTGTAAGCGCGCTGCTTTTTGACAAATGTAACCTTGTGAAAATGGATGCTGCTCATCACCTTTAATTTTCTTAAATTGATTGTTTTCAACTTCAACACTTAAACCACAGTTTCTCGAACATAAAATACAAGCAGTCACATCCTGTCTTGCTATCGTAGTCAACATTGGCATTTTATTCTCCCTATGATTTGCGATCTCATCCGCTAAAGGCCTTTTTGATTTTTTAAAAAGCAAACAAGGTTCAAACTACAAATGATGAAAAAGCACAACAAGCACTTATTTCGATTATTTTTCTGACTTTTTACTTATCCAAACATGATGTTCAATCTTAACAAATCATTTGGACAATGGCTTAAAATCACACAAGTTCCAAAATAGAACTTATTTAAGTAAAGATCAAGTACAATTATCCGAAATTAAATTAAGATTTGGTTAAACAGAGTTTTTATAAATGAAATAAGGTTGTTGATATAAAAATATAATTTTTATTGATCTAATCGCTGTAATACATGAATATCTAAAAAGAATGAAATTTCTTCAATTATTCCTCTCCATAATAGAAAGATCTTATGAGCAGCCCAATGAATTCAAACCAAATTGAAACCCTTGTTGCACAACATCCGATTGTCGATGATCTGATTCAACTTAAAGAAACAATTTGGTTGAATCCCCAAACCACCTCTTTAGCACAAGGTTTGCCCTTTGTAGGACTGACTCAACAAGATATTGATGATGCTCGTGATCGTTTAGCTCGCTTCGCTCCTTATCTGATGTCCGTATTTCCTGAAACTGAGATAAGTAAAGGAATCATTGAGTCCGAACTGGTTTCTATTCCAACGATGCAGCAAACACTTGAAGCTCATTTCAAACAAGATATCACTGGAAAATTATGGTTAAAAAAAGACAGTCATTTGCCAATCTCAGGATCGATCAAAGCACGTGGCGGTATTTACGAGGTGCTCTATCAGGCTGAAAAACTTGCCATTCAAGCAGGCTTATTAACAGTTGAAGATGATTATTCAAAATTATACAGTCCTGAATTTAGAGATTTTTTTAGTCAATACAGTATTGCCGTTGGCTCTACAGGTAATTTAGGACTTTCGATTGGTATCATGAGTGCCAAACTTGGCTTCGATGTCACTGTGCATATGTCGGCAGATGCACGTCAGTGGAAAAAAGATAAATTAAGGTCACATGGTGTTACCGTTATTGAATACGCCCAAGATTATGGTGTTGCAGTTGAAGAAGGTCGTAAAGCCGCATTAAGAAATCCAAATTGCTTTTTTATTGATGACGAAAATTCAAAAACTTTATTTTTAGGATATG is drawn from Acinetobacter suaedae and contains these coding sequences:
- a CDS encoding molybdopterin-dependent oxidoreductase, yielding MPMLTTIARQDVTACILCSRNCGLSVEVENNQFKKIKGDEQHPFSQGYICQKAARLQHYQQHADRLTHPLKRQADGSFQEISWDQAIQEIADQLVKIRDAHGGTAFASVGGGGQGNHLGAAYGRQLLYAMKSFYAYNSLAQEKTGDFWVNGRLFGSQACHTTEDVEHADYVLFIGTNPFQAHGIPNARDTLKHIKKDPNRTMVVFDPRVTETAKQADIHVQLKPGADSYLMSAMIAIMLREDLYDQAFIQKHTHGFERVKQAFSTIPIEEYIEKADISVELIYQIVRDFAKAKRGCVRIDLGIQHTLNTTLNGYLEKLLYLLAGHFGKQGTNNLHTMFIPILTNTDERNPKYRRTVHHKMFPISGFFPPNILPDEILKAGEKRVRAVFVDSCNPLLTYPDTTAYEQAFKSLELLVVVDVAMTETARLAHYVLPAHSQFEKWEFTGFNLEFPQNGFHLRHPLFKAQANTLPEAEIYTRLLEAMGAIPKQFPLLSKIAQKDSPKTAYLGYFAALAASFVRNKKLVPFAASIVYRTLGQTLPNDAASTALLLPLCMQYSAQHYKAVKQASYKGNRLTLGVNLFQAILQKRSGVILSKHNYDDVWDLVAYKDKKIHLAIPEMLIELAQLNQQTQGTSEQFPFILLAGERRSYNANQIYRDPAWRKVDAEGRLRMNPEDAIHFGVDTGHSLQCISEHGRITVVVEIDEGMRKGVVSLPHGYGLRYSGGQAIGPELNRLTSLKHCDPLSKTPYHKYVPVRLEKPAA
- the dsdA gene encoding D-serine ammonia-lyase, whose protein sequence is MNSNQIETLVAQHPIVDDLIQLKETIWLNPQTTSLAQGLPFVGLTQQDIDDARDRLARFAPYLMSVFPETEISKGIIESELVSIPTMQQTLEAHFKQDITGKLWLKKDSHLPISGSIKARGGIYEVLYQAEKLAIQAGLLTVEDDYSKLYSPEFRDFFSQYSIAVGSTGNLGLSIGIMSAKLGFDVTVHMSADARQWKKDKLRSHGVTVIEYAQDYGVAVEEGRKAALRNPNCFFIDDENSKTLFLGYAVAGERLKAQLESQNITVDQDHPLFVYLPCGVGGGPGGVAFGLKMALGDHVHCIFAEPTHSPCMLLGVATGLHDQISVQDLGIDNITAADGLAVGRASGFVGRAMERLLDAFYTLDDQSMYKLLGLLNQSEDLKLEPSALAGMLGPILISQHQEYAAMHQLTAQQMNNANHIVWATGGGMVPVEEMEIYLQKSII